Within the Arthrobacter sp. V1I7 genome, the region GTCGGAGTACGTCAGCTGCTGCCCCACGAAGGCGGACAACCACACCCCGAAGGACTCCTCGTCGAGCACCAGCCCGCGATCGATATAGGTCTCAAATCCGAGCGAGTGCGCAAACGCCCCGGTCGGCAGGGCGGAGTCGGTCAGCTGCTGCAGGGCGAGCTGCCAGGACGCCAGGCTAGTGGCTGTGTTCGGCATGGCGGAACGGCACGGGCATTACGCGCTCCTGGCGGTCGTAGGGCACCCCGACGTGCTTGAGGTAGTCCTCCACGGTGTGGTCATACTGGCAGACCATGACGTCGGCGCCGTACTCGGAGGTGGCGTCAAAGAACTGGGCCTGCAGGTGCCGGTTGCCCAGGGAGTGTGCCACCACCCCCATCTCGTGGACGGACCGGGGCGCAATCACCAGCACGTCGGTGGGCAGCACGGACACCACAATCATGTTGGATCCGGCGACGTGCAGGATGTCCCCGTCGCGCAGGTCGCCTGAGCCGGCCGGCAGGCGGATTCCAAGTTCCTTGCCGTGGTCGGTGGTGACGCGCAGGATTCGTTTCACAAGCTGGGCGCTGGGCAGCACGACATTTTCCCGGTGCAGACCGGCGTACGGGTCCGGTCCAGGGGGTAGGTCGTGCGTGTTGGCGAGGACCTTTTCGATGATCATATTCGTCTCCTCTGGAGGCCTAGAAAAGGAAGTAGCGTTGCGCCATGGGCAGCACGTCTGAGGGCTCGCAGGTGACATCCTCGCCGTCCACGCTCACCTGGTACGTCTCCGGATCCACCTCGATGGCCGGCGTGGCGCCGTTGTATTTGAGGCCCGATTTGGTCAGGCTGCGGATGCCGGAGACAGGCCGGATGACCTTCTGAAGTCCGAGTTCCGCCGGGACGCCGGCCTCAATGGCGGCCTGTGACAGGAAGGTGATGGAGGACTGCTGCACCGCCTTGCCGTAGGCGGCGAACATCGGCCGCATCGTGCGCGGCTGCGGGGTCGGGATGGAGGCGTTGGCGTCCCCCATCAGCGCGTAGGCGATCTGGCCGCCCTTGAGCACGAGCTCAGGCTTCACCCCGAAGAAGGCCGGGTCCCAGAGCACCAGGTCCGCGAACTTTCCCGCTTCGACCGAGCCGATGGAGTCGGCCATGCCCTGCGCGATCGCCGGGTTGATGGTGTATTTCGCCACGTAGCGCTTCAGGCGGAAGTTGTCGCTCTCAGGTCCCAACCCGGACGCAGCGCCGTGGGCACCGCCGTCGGGGTCCTTCAG harbors:
- the ureE gene encoding urease accessory protein UreE, which encodes MIIEKVLANTHDLPPGPDPYAGLHRENVVLPSAQLVKRILRVTTDHGKELGIRLPAGSGDLRDGDILHVAGSNMIVVSVLPTDVLVIAPRSVHEMGVVAHSLGNRHLQAQFFDATSEYGADVMVCQYDHTVEDYLKHVGVPYDRQERVMPVPFRHAEHSH